One part of the Megachile rotundata isolate GNS110a chromosome 16, iyMegRotu1, whole genome shotgun sequence genome encodes these proteins:
- the brm gene encoding ATP-dependent helicase brm isoform X1, with protein MASPSPQSSPMPPPQAPSPMGPPQQAPSPSNPQGSPMGPPQHHPHSPTQAYQTGPSMQSGGPPMSQSPQQPPPQQQNYSSHPQQMQANMGPQVYGNTHPICSRPNARISMTIENQGGPGGPVGQNSSSQQGPGGSMVPGQMGPNGPQGTSHMMQSGPNQMGSNGPGQMGGGGPGQMGSGGPSQMGPGGPGGPIGPNHMGQGGGGPPGGGHMGQGPNQMGPGSGPGSQMGPGGPPNSQMVPGGPGHMSGPSGPGHMNASGPPGSGHMSSGGPPGSGHVNTSGPPGSGHMNNSGPPGSGHMNASGPPGSHLNSGPPIPSHMNASGPPGSGHMSGPGNHMGPGGPGQMPPSGPGGHSMGPGGPSQMGPGGPNQMVPNSQSPMGPSPMGPVGPGGQMGPNGPGQMGHNGPSQVGPNGPGQMNMGGPSSQMGIGPGGPGSQMGPGGQVGQMGPGSGPGGQLGPNGLGQMGPGNTPGGQIPPGNGPGGPMGPGSGPGGQMGSTSGPGGQMGPGSGPSGQIGPGSGSGSQMGPGNPPGNPMPPGSGASGQMGPGNGPSGQMGPGSGPSGQMGPGNGPNSQMGPGSGPGSQMGPSGQMGPGGPGAQMVPGGPGGQIPPNGPSNQMGPGGPGSQMGSGGPNSQLGHGGANNPMGPNGPSGQPSSAQMGGPGSQSQQIVPGGTSPMGPGAPVNQMSQTGPGQIGPSGPGGPPAAGQENLNALQKAIDSMEEKGLQEDPRYSQLLALRARQGSMGEKQTFSSQQLQQLRVQIMAYRLLARNQPLSQQLALAVQGGAPPPPGLPQRPPIDPSQGPATTTGLPISGPNVIGSAVPPRPGCQTPQQQQPPQPGAKTNRVTSVAKPAGLDPLLILQERENRVAARIALRMEQLSNLPTNMPEDLRIQAQIELRMLRVLNFQRQLRSEILACTRKDTTLETAVNVKAYKRTKKQGLREARATEKLEKQQKLEAERKRRQKHQEFLSSVLQHGKDFKEFHRNNVAKLARLNKAVLNYHANAEREQKKEQERIEKERMRRLMAEDEEGYRKLIDQKKDKRLAFLLSQTDEYISNLTEMVKQHKIEQKRKQVEEQKRKKKKKKLQDGEGGEDGNGNEDSRVGVIETSTGRTLTGDEAPLMSQLSAFLESHPGWEPIESESEDDDDDDDDENDDEKGEHKEKAPGDSEEDKVKKTIHKAKVEDDEYKTEEQTYYSIAHTVHEVVTEQASIMVNGKLKEYQIKGLEWLVSLFNNNLNGILADEMGLGKTIQTIALVTYLMEKKKVNGPFLIIVPLSTLSNWVLEFEKWAPSVVVVSYKGSPAGRRAIQSQMRATKFNVLLTTYEYVIKDKGVLAKLQWKYMIIDEGHRMKNHHCKLTQVLNTHYLAPHRLLLTGTPLQNKLPELWALLNFLLPSIFKSCSTFEQWFNAPFATTGEKVELNEEETILIIRRLHKVLRPFLLRRLKKEVESQLPDKVEYIIKCDMSGLQKVLYKHMQSKGVLLTDGSEKGKQGKGGAKALMNTIVQLRKLCNHPFMFQAIEEKYCEHVGTQGIITGPDLYRASGKFELLDRILPKLKATNHRVLLFCQMTQLMTIMEDYLGWRGFMYLRLDGTTKAEDRGDLLKKFNDPGSEYFLFLLSTRAGGLGLNLQAADTVIIFDSDWNPHQDLQAQDRAHRIGQKNEVRVLRLMTVNSVEERILAAARYKLNMDEKVIQAGMFDQKSTGSERQQFLQSILHQDDAEDEEENEVPDDETVNQMIARTEGEFEIFQKLDLERRREEAKLGPNRKSRLLEEAELPDWLVKDDDEVERWTYEEDEDRFLGRGSRQRKEVDYTDSLTEKEWLKAIDDDGAEYEEEEEDDKKKKKTRKRKKKGEEDDEPIPKKRRGGGSSIDPKMKRAMKKLLMIVVNYTDSTDGRLLSEPFMKLPSRRELPDYYEIIKKPLTINKLLQKIEEGKYVDFDDLEKDFMQLCKNAQVYNEEASLIHEDSIVLQSVFTNARQRIEEEGNNSDMDDKGDGEDGSDADSSVRMKIKLKGRKGEGRGGRRKRVTKKYISDDDDDADDN; from the exons aacCAGGGTGGTCCTGGCGGTCCAGTCGGTCAAAATTCTAGTTCTCAGCAAGGTCCAGGAGGGTCTATGGTGCCAGGTCAAATGGGACCGAATGGGCCTCAAGGAACATCTCATATGATGCAGTCTGGACCAAATCAGATGGGTTCTAATGGTCCAGGTCAAATGGGTGGTGGTGGTCCTGGTCAAATGGGCTCAGGAGGTCCAAGTCAGATGGGCCCAGGAGGTCCAGGAGGGCCAATTGGACCAAACCATATGGGGCAGGGAGGAGGAGGACCACCGGGAGGTGGTCATATGGGTCAGGGTCCTAATCAAATGGGCCCAGGAAGTGGACCAGGTTCGCAGATGGGTCCCGGTGGACCTCCAAACTCGCAAATGGTACCTGGAGGACCAGGACATATGAGTGGACCATCAGGGCCAGGACATATGAATGCAAGTGGTCCACCAGGATCTGGTCATATGAGTTCAGGTGGTCCACCAGGATCGGGTCACGTGAACACATCTGGCCCTCCAGGATCAGGACATATGAATAATAGTGGACCTCCTGGTTCAGGACACATGAATGCCAGTGGTCCTCCTGGAAGTCATTTGAATAGTGGACCGCCTATTCCGAGTCATATGAATGCAAGTGGCCCACCGGGATCCGGACATATGAGTGGGCCAGGGAATCACATGGGTCCTGGAGGTCCAGGACAGATGCCTCCAAGTGGCCCTGGTGGACACAGTATGGGACCAGGAGGTCCATCTCAAATGGGTCCTGGTGGTCCAAATCAAATGGTACCTAATAGCCAATCTCCAATGGGTCCTAGCCCAATGGGGCCTGTTGGTCCAGGTGGACAAATGGGTCCAAACGGTCCTGGGCAAATGGGGCATAACGGACCTTCGCAAGTAGGACCAAATGGTCCTGGACAAATGAACATGGGTGGACCGTCATCACAAATGGGAATTGGCCCGGGAGGACCTGGAAGCCAAATGGGTCCTGGAGGGCAAGTTGGACAAATGGGCCCAGGAAGTGGGCCTGGAGGTCAATTAGGACCAAATGGTCTTGGTCAAATGGGACCTGGGAATACTCCAGGAGGACAGATACCTCCAGGTAATGGACCTGGGGGTCCTATGGGACCGGGAAGTGGTCCTGGTGGACAGATGGGATCAACTAGTGGACCTGGAGGACAGATGGGTCCTGGAAGTGGACCTAGTGGACAAATAGGACCGGGAAGTGGCAGTGGAAGTCAAATGGGTCCAGGAAATCCTCCCGGAAATCCAATGCCTCCTGGAAGCGGTGCTAGTGGGCAAATGGGTCCAGGAAATGGACCTAGCGGACAAATGGGTCCAGGTAGTGGTCCTAGTGGGCAAATGGGCCCTGGAAATGGTCCTAATAGTCAAATGGGTCCTGGAAGTGGGCCAGGTTCACAAATGGGACCAAGTGGGCAAATGGGACCTGGAGGTCCTGGAGCACAAATGGTTCCAGGAGGACCAGGTGGGCAAATACCACCTAATGGTCCTTCTAATCAAATGGGGCCTGGTGGTCCTGGTAGTCAGATGGGATCAGGTGGTCCTAACAGTCAATTGGGCCATGGTGGTGCAAATAATCCGATGGGGCCGAATGGACCGAGTGGACAACCATCCTCTGCTCAAATGGGTGGTCCTGGTTCGCAGAGTCAACAAATTGTTCCTGGAGGTACATCACCAATGGGTCCTGGTGCTCCAGTAAATCAAATGAGTCAAACTGGCCCTGGTCAGATTGGTCCTAGTGGACCAGGAGGTCCTCCTGCAGCAGGGCAAGAAAATTTAAATGCCTTACAAAAGGCTATTGATTCCATGGAAGAAAAAGGGCTCCAAGAAGACCCTCGTTATTCTCAGTTGCTTGCTTTGAGAGCTCGTCAGGGCAGTATGGGAGAGAAGCAAACATTTAGTTCACAACAATTGCAACAATTACG TGTACAAATAATGGCATATCGACTGCTGGCACGAAATCAGCCATTATCTCAACAACTTGCACTAGCTGTTCAGG GTGGAGCACCTCCTCCCCCAGGTTTGCCACAACGTCCCCCTATAGATCCATCTCAAGGACCTGCTACTACTACAGGTCTACCAATCTCTGGACCAAACGTAATTGGTTCTGCAGTTCCTCCAAGGCCAGGTTGCCAAACCCCACAGCAACAACAGCCTCCACAGCCAGGTGCCAAGACTAATAGAGTGACTAGTGTAGCGAAACCAGCTGGTTTAGATCCTCTGCTAATTCTACAAGAACGCGAGAACAG AGTTGCTGCACGCATAGCATTACGTATGGAGCAGTTAAGCAATCTACCAACAAACATGCCAGAGGATCTTCGTATTCAAGCACAAATTGAATTACGTATGCTTAGAGTATTGAATTTCCAAAGACAATTACGATCAGAG attttagcATGTACTCGGAAAGATACCACTTTAGAAACAGCAGTGAATGTGAAAGCTTATAAGCGCACAAAGAAGCAAGGTCTTCGGGAAGCTAGAGCTAcagagaaacttgagaaacaaCAGAAATTGGAGGCAGAACGTAAACGCAGACAAAAACATCaa gaaTTTCTTAGTTCCGTGCTTCAACATGGTAAAGATTTTAAGGAATTCCATCGAAACAATGTGGCTAAATTGGCTAGGCTTAACAAAGCAGTTCTCAATTACCACGCTAATGCAGAAAGAGAGCAGAAGAAAGAACAAGAACGTATCGAAAAAGAGCGTATGAGACGTTTAATGGCAGAAGACGAAGAGGGATACAGAAAGTTAATTGATCAGAAAAAAGATAAACGATTAGCGTTTCTGTTATCTCAGACTGATGAATATATCAGTAATTTAACTGAAATGGTGAAACAACACAAGATCGAACAAAAAAGAAAGCAGGTGGAAGAACAAAAACGTAAAAAG aaaaagaagaagcTGCAAGATGGCGAAGGTGGTGAAGATGGTAACGGTAATGAGGATAGCCGTGTTGGAGTGATAGAAACATCTACTGGTCGTACATTGACTGGAGATGAAGCTCCACTAATGAGCCAACTTTCAGCCTTTTTGGAATCTCACCCAGGTTGGGAACCAATTGAATCAGAAAGTGAGGACGATGAcgacgatgatgatgatgaaaATGACGATGAAAAAGGTGAACATAAAGAAAAGGCTCCTGGTGATTCCGAGGAAGATAAAGTCAAGAAAACAATACATAAAGCTAAAGTGGAAGATGATGAGTACAAAACTGAAGAACAAACATATTATAGTATTGCTCACACTGTACATGAAGTAGTAACAGAGCAAGCATCGATTATGGTCAAcggaaaattaaaagaatatcaAATAAAG GGTTTGGAATGGTTAGTTtcattattcaataataatctaAATGGTATTCTTGCGGATGAAATGGGTCTCGGTAAAACTATTCAAACTATAGCTTTAGTGACTTATCTCATGGAGAAAAAAAAAGTCAATGGTCCATTCCTGATTATCGTCCCATTATc TACTTTATCAAATTGGGTATTGGAGTTTGAAAAATGGGCCCCTAGTGTAGTGGTAGTATCATACAAAGGTTCGCCAGCTGGTAGAAGGGCTATTCAGTCACAAATGAGAGCTACAAAATTCAATGTATTACTTACCACATATGAATATGTCATTAAAGACAAAGGTGTGTTAGCTAAATTGCAGTGGAAATATATGATCATTGATGAAGGTCACAGAATGAAGAATCATCATTGTAAATTAACCCAAGTGTTGAATACACATTATTTAGCTCCGCATCGACTTCTACTAACTGGAACGCCGTTGCAAAATAAATTGCCAGAATTGTGGGCATTACTGAATTTCTTACTACCGTCAATCTTTAAATCCTGCAGTACATTCGAGCAATGGTTCAATGCTCCGTTCGCAACCACTGGAGAGAAAGTTGAATTAAACGAGGAAGAAACAATTCTTATTATTCGTCGTTTGCACAAAGTGTTACGTCCTTTCCTACTGAGACGTTTGAAAAAAGAAGTCGAGTCACAATTGCCTGATAAAGTGGAATACATTATTAAGTGTGATATGTCAGGATTACAAAAGGTTCTTTATAAACACATGCAAAGCAAGGGTGTGTTGTTAACTGATGGTTCTGAAAAGGGAAAACAGGGTAAAGGTGGTGCCAAAGCTTTGATGAATACTATTGTTCAGTTGAGAAAATTATGTAACCATCCATTCATGTTCCAAGCTATTGAAGAGAAATATTGCGAACATGTTGGTACACAAGGTATTATTACTGGACCTGATTTGTACCGTGCCTCTGGTAAATTTGAGTTATTAGATCGAATTCTTCCGAAATTGAAAGCAACAAATCATagagttttattattttgtcaaaTGACACAATTAATGACAATTATGGAAGATTATTTAGGCTGGAGAGGATTCATGTATTTGAGATTGGATGGTACAACTAAGGCTGAAGATAGAGGAGATCTGTTAAAGAAATTCAATGATCCCGGTTCGGAGTACTTCTTGTTCTTGCTATCAACACGTGCTGGTGGTCTTGGATTGAATCTTCAAGCTGCAGATACCGTAATTATTTTCGATTCTGATTGGAATCCGCATCAAGATTTACAGGCACAGGACAGAGCGCACAGAATTGGTCAGAAAAACGAAGTACGTGTACTAAGATTGATGACGGTTAATTCAGTCGAAGAAAGAATATTAGCTGCTGCTAGATACAAATTAAACATGGATGAAAAGGTTATACAGGCAGGAATGTTCGATCAGAAGTCGACAGGTTCTGAGAGGCAACAATTCTTGCAAAGTATCTTGCACCAAGATGATGCAGAGGATGAAGAAGAAAATGAGGTTCCAGACGATGAAACAGTTAATCAAATGATTGCTCGAACCGAGGGTGAATTTGAGATATTCCAAAAACTAGATCTAGAACGAAGAAGAGAAGAGGCAAAGTTAGGCccaaatagaaaatctcgactGTTAGAAGAAGCTGAACTGCCTGATTGGTTGGTAAAAGATGATGATGAAGTTGAACGATGGACTTACGAAGAAGACGAAGATAGGTTCCTTGGACGAGGTTCGAGACAACGAAAGGAAGTTGATTATACCGATAGTCTTACCGAAAAAGAATGGCTGAAAGCAATTGACGATGACGGTGCCGAAtatgaagaggaagaggaagatgataaaaagaagaaaaagactaggaaacgaaagaaaaaaggcGAAGAAGATGATGAACCTATTCCAAAGAAACGAAGAGGCGGTGGATCTTCAATTGATCCAAAAATGAAACGGGCTATGAAAAAGTTACTTATGATAGTTGTTAATTATACCGATAGTACGGACGGTAGACTACTTAGTGAACCATTTATGAAATTACCATCTAGAAGAGAATTACCAgattattatgaaattattaaaaaaccaTTGACTATAAATAAGTTActtcaaaaaattgaagaaggaAAG tatGTCGATTTTGACGATCTTGAGAAAGACTTTATGCAACTCTGCAAAAACGCGCAAGTTTACAATGAAGAAGCTTCACTCATACACGAAGACTCCATTGTTTTACAATCTGTTTTTACAAATGCTCGTCAACGAATTGAAGAAGAGGGTAATAATTCCGATATGGATGATAAAG GTGATGGTGAAGATGGCTCGGATGCTGATTCCAGTGtaagaatgaaaattaaattgaaaggaaGAAAAGGGGAAGGTCGAGGAGGTCGTAGAAAAAgagttacaaaaaaatatatatcggATGATGATGACGATGCTGATGATAATTGA